From the Desulfovibrio sp. JY genome, one window contains:
- a CDS encoding glucan biosynthesis protein G, whose amino-acid sequence MHSTASHSRHNRRCPATLLFQGIATVLLLLGTAYPAFSAKAAKNQFSLANVEQAAKALAAVPYLPPPPIPEALKKLDYDTWRKIRFKPGSALWRKTKSPFTLQFFHPGFLYDRTVKLNSIDAGKVEPVVVTKEMFDYSQVQELKAQLPTEIGAAGFRVHAVINTTAYLDEFVVFLGASYFRAVAKGQAYGLSARGVAVNTAEQEGEEFPWFREFWIERPAKGQKKLTIYALLDSPSLAGAYAFTIIPGRETVMDVTSRLYLRTPIKTLGIAPLTSMFLYGENSPPSGRMDWRPEVHDSDGLLVHFQTGEWLWRPAQNPLTLLTSSFEADNVRGFGLLNRDTDFDNYQDIEARYEKRPSLWIEPRGDWGPGKVEMVLIPSDQEIHDNVVAFFSPREQAAPGKPMRFDYRMRWLTAPGGLPPGVMTIATRTSQPDKNSRFFVVDFLGDKSKPFKKDAKAEAVVSVGPGGKLLEQQCLRNPATGGFRLTFKIGLDGGTTLQNMLPEKRGPIELRAFLKFDDKSVSETWSYAVTPGNS is encoded by the coding sequence ATGCATAGCACCGCAAGCCATTCCCGACACAACAGGCGATGTCCCGCAACGCTGCTTTTCCAGGGAATCGCGACCGTGCTTTTGTTGTTGGGCACGGCGTATCCGGCCTTCTCGGCCAAGGCGGCGAAAAACCAATTCTCGCTTGCAAACGTGGAGCAGGCGGCCAAGGCTCTGGCGGCCGTTCCCTACCTGCCGCCGCCGCCCATTCCCGAGGCGCTCAAAAAGCTTGATTACGATACCTGGCGCAAAATCCGCTTCAAGCCGGGCAGCGCCTTGTGGAGAAAGACGAAATCGCCCTTTACGCTGCAATTTTTCCACCCGGGCTTTCTCTATGACCGCACGGTCAAACTCAACAGCATCGATGCAGGCAAGGTCGAACCCGTGGTCGTGACCAAGGAAATGTTCGACTACAGCCAGGTCCAGGAACTCAAGGCCCAGCTCCCGACGGAAATCGGGGCCGCCGGCTTCCGGGTCCATGCCGTCATCAACACCACCGCCTACCTGGACGAATTCGTCGTATTCCTCGGCGCTTCCTATTTTCGGGCCGTGGCCAAGGGGCAGGCGTACGGGCTTTCGGCCCGGGGGGTGGCTGTCAACACCGCCGAACAGGAAGGCGAGGAATTCCCTTGGTTCCGCGAATTCTGGATCGAAAGGCCGGCCAAGGGCCAAAAAAAACTGACCATCTATGCGCTGCTGGACAGCCCAAGCCTGGCCGGAGCCTACGCGTTCACCATTATCCCGGGCCGCGAGACCGTCATGGACGTGACCTCGCGCCTGTATTTGCGAACCCCCATCAAAACCCTGGGGATCGCCCCCCTGACCAGCATGTTTTTGTACGGCGAGAATTCGCCACCGAGCGGGCGCATGGATTGGCGTCCCGAGGTGCATGATTCCGACGGCCTGCTGGTCCATTTCCAGACCGGGGAATGGCTGTGGCGCCCGGCCCAGAATCCCCTCACCCTGCTTACCAGCAGTTTCGAGGCGGACAACGTCAGAGGCTTTGGCCTGCTCAATCGGGACACGGACTTCGACAACTACCAGGACATCGAGGCGCGCTACGAGAAACGGCCGAGCCTTTGGATCGAGCCGCGGGGAGACTGGGGCCCGGGCAAGGTGGAGATGGTGCTCATTCCCTCGGATCAGGAGATTCACGACAATGTCGTGGCCTTTTTCAGTCCCCGGGAACAGGCCGCGCCTGGCAAGCCGATGCGCTTCGACTACCGCATGCGCTGGCTGACGGCTCCGGGCGGGCTGCCGCCCGGCGTCATGACCATCGCGACACGAACGTCCCAGCCCGACAAGAACAGCCGGTTTTTCGTCGTGGATTTCCTGGGAGACAAGAGCAAGCCCTTCAAGAAGGATGCGAAAGCCGAGGCCGTGGTCAGCGTCGGCCCGGGGGGAAAGCTGCTCGAGCAGCAATGCTTGCGCAATCCGGCCACCGGCGGCTTTCGCCTGACCTTCAAGATCGGCCTGGATGGCGGCACGACCCTGCAGAACATGCTGCCGGAAAAACGCGGTCCCATCGAGC